The Flavobacterium commune genome contains a region encoding:
- a CDS encoding non-canonical purine NTP diphosphatase yields the protein MKLVFASNNKNKIKEIQQLLPDSIEILSLETIGCHEEIPETSDTIEGNAVLKANYVTEKYGYDCFADDTGLEVEALNGEPGVYSARYAGEQRNAEDNMDLLLKNLVGQNNRTAQFKTVIALNLNGTQQLFTGIAKGKITTEKSGNQGFGYDPIFQPEGFQETFADLSLETKNQISHRGKATQLLISYLNEIK from the coding sequence ATGAAACTCGTATTTGCTTCAAATAACAAAAATAAAATCAAAGAAATCCAACAACTACTTCCCGATTCAATTGAAATTTTAAGTCTGGAAACAATTGGTTGCCATGAAGAAATTCCCGAAACTTCGGATACCATTGAAGGCAATGCCGTGCTTAAAGCAAATTATGTAACTGAAAAATACGGTTACGACTGTTTTGCCGATGATACTGGTCTTGAAGTAGAAGCTTTAAACGGAGAACCTGGTGTATATTCGGCACGATATGCCGGAGAACAGCGTAATGCCGAAGACAATATGGATTTATTATTAAAAAATTTAGTTGGGCAAAATAATCGAACAGCACAATTCAAAACCGTTATTGCTTTAAATCTTAACGGAACACAGCAACTGTTTACAGGAATTGCCAAAGGAAAAATTACTACTGAGAAATCAGGAAATCAGGGATTTGGTTATGATCCTATTTTTCAGCCCGAAGGATTTCAGGAAACCTTTGCCGATTTATCATTGGAAACCAAAAACCAAATTAGCCACAGAGGAAAAGCAACTCAATTGCTGATTTCATATTTAAACGAAATAAAGTAA
- a CDS encoding aminoacyl-histidine dipeptidase, with amino-acid sequence MSQEIRNLEPKALWNNFANLNAVPRPSKKEGRIVEFIKDFGEKLGLEVFEDKIHNVIIRKPATAGMENRKPIVLQGHLDMVHQKNADTVFDFATQGIEMYVDGDWVRAKGTTLGADNGLGVAAIMSVLESTTIAHPAIEALFTVDEETGMTGAMNLKGGLLQGEILLNLDTEEDDEIDIGCAGGIDVTAVAEYDEEETPDHSVGYTITVKGLNGGHSGVDIHKGLGNANKIMNRLLYDGFDNFGLQISEIHGGSLRNAIPRESVAKVIIASVYDEAFVFDMQQIVSEIKNELKTTEPNLEIVFEKLKKAPSKVMPPMAQYYFVRSMATAANGVHRMSADFDNLVETSNNIAKVAVGKGKLSVQCLTRSSVESAKFDLANDLRSAFELMGCEVEISGSYPGWTPNPDSAILETLVPIYEKLNGEKPKVVACHAGLECGILGANYPDMDMISFGPTIRGAHSPDERASIVSSQKFWKFLVEILANIPVK; translated from the coding sequence ATGAGTCAAGAGATACGGAATTTAGAACCTAAGGCATTGTGGAATAATTTTGCCAATTTGAATGCGGTTCCAAGACCTTCAAAAAAAGAAGGACGCATTGTGGAGTTTATAAAAGACTTTGGTGAAAAATTAGGATTAGAAGTCTTTGAAGATAAAATTCATAACGTAATTATTCGAAAACCAGCTACAGCGGGAATGGAAAACCGTAAGCCAATTGTGTTACAGGGACATTTGGATATGGTGCATCAAAAAAATGCCGATACTGTTTTTGATTTTGCTACTCAAGGCATTGAAATGTATGTTGATGGAGACTGGGTACGTGCCAAAGGAACAACTCTTGGGGCGGATAATGGACTTGGTGTGGCTGCAATTATGAGTGTTTTAGAAAGTACCACAATTGCACACCCTGCTATTGAAGCCTTGTTTACTGTTGATGAGGAAACCGGAATGACAGGCGCAATGAACTTAAAAGGAGGTTTACTTCAAGGAGAAATTCTGTTGAATTTGGATACAGAAGAAGATGATGAAATTGATATTGGTTGTGCAGGAGGAATTGATGTTACGGCTGTGGCTGAGTACGATGAGGAGGAAACTCCGGATCATTCTGTGGGATATACTATTACAGTAAAAGGGCTCAATGGAGGACATTCGGGGGTTGATATTCATAAAGGTTTAGGGAATGCCAATAAGATCATGAACCGACTTTTATATGATGGTTTTGATAATTTTGGTTTACAAATTTCGGAAATTCACGGTGGAAGTTTACGCAATGCCATCCCGCGCGAAAGTGTGGCAAAGGTGATTATTGCTTCAGTTTATGATGAGGCTTTTGTTTTTGATATGCAGCAAATTGTCAGCGAAATTAAAAACGAACTAAAAACTACCGAACCTAACTTAGAAATTGTTTTCGAGAAATTAAAAAAAGCACCATCAAAAGTAATGCCTCCGATGGCGCAGTATTATTTTGTGCGTTCGATGGCAACGGCTGCTAATGGCGTACATAGAATGAGTGCTGATTTTGATAATCTAGTGGAAACTTCGAATAATATTGCTAAAGTTGCGGTTGGCAAAGGAAAATTATCTGTGCAATGTTTGACGCGTTCTTCGGTTGAATCGGCTAAGTTTGATTTGGCTAATGATTTGCGTTCTGCCTTTGAATTAATGGGCTGTGAAGTAGAAATTTCAGGTTCTTATCCGGGTTGGACACCGAATCCTGATTCGGCTATTTTAGAAACCTTGGTTCCAATTTATGAAAAATTAAACGGAGAAAAGCCTAAAGTAGTGGCTTGTCATGCCGGATTGGAATGCGGGATTTTAGGAGCAAATTATCCTGATATGGATATGATTTCTTTTGGACCAACAATCCGTGGAGCACATTCACCAGACGAAAGAGCCAGTATTGTTTCTTCTCAAAAATTCTGGAAATTTTTAGTGGAAATTTTGGCGAATATTCCAGTAAAATAA
- a CDS encoding DNA-directed RNA polymerase subunit alpha C-terminal domain-containing protein produces the protein MKQSPKRTLRSCEKDHQYYKSSDCPVCPVCESERKPLQGFLSLLSAPARRVLENKEITTLEKLAEYSEKELLALHGLGKSSIPKLLSALEKENLAFKKEYE, from the coding sequence ATGAAACAAAGCCCAAAAAGAACTTTACGAAGCTGCGAAAAAGACCATCAATACTACAAGAGTAGCGACTGTCCGGTTTGTCCTGTTTGTGAATCAGAAAGAAAACCTCTCCAAGGTTTTTTATCTTTGTTATCGGCTCCTGCCAGAAGAGTATTAGAAAATAAAGAAATTACCACTTTAGAAAAATTAGCAGAGTATAGCGAAAAAGAACTTTTAGCACTTCATGGTTTGGGCAAAAGTTCCATTCCTAAACTACTGTCGGCATTAGAAAAAGAAAATTTAGCTTTTAAAAAAGAATATGAATAA
- a CDS encoding FMN-binding glutamate synthase family protein — protein MRKEFFIIGTGLFILSLAAHFLFKTSLLIAISIFILLIIGIFNSMQHKHSILRNFPVLGYFRYMFEEIAPEIQQYFIERTTDGKPFSRNERSLVYRRAKNISDTTPFGTQLDINTSSYEGLKHSIFPAKVNHELPRVSIGGADCTQPYSASLFNISAMSFGSLSENAIIALNKGAQKGNFYHNTGEGGLTQYHLQGGDVTWQIGTGYFGCRNDEGNFDDERFAEKANHPFVKMIEIKLSQGAKPGHGGVLPAAKNTDEIAKIRGVKPHTEILSPPCHTAFDSPKGLIEFVARLRNLSNGKPIGFKLCIGQTSEFEAICQEMMEQNCYPDFITVDGAEGGTGAAPLEFSDGVGMPLEPALIFVNKTLIRLNIRDKIRIICSGKIISGHAILKAIALGADLCNSARGFMFSLGCIQALRCNTNKCPVGIATQDRMLEKGLVIEDKFERVYHFHKNTLHAANELLAAAGKTNYTEVDVSLFMRGNEFTHLSDLYFPDNLSNVTKH, from the coding sequence ATGAGAAAAGAATTTTTTATCATTGGTACAGGACTTTTTATCCTCAGTCTTGCTGCACATTTTCTGTTCAAAACCAGTCTTTTAATCGCTATTTCTATTTTCATTCTATTAATAATTGGGATTTTTAATAGTATGCAACACAAGCATAGTATTCTGAGAAATTTCCCGGTCTTAGGATATTTCAGATACATGTTTGAAGAAATAGCACCTGAAATCCAACAATATTTCATCGAAAGAACTACTGACGGAAAACCTTTCTCCAGAAACGAACGTTCGCTAGTCTATCGCCGTGCTAAAAACATTAGCGACACTACCCCTTTTGGAACCCAACTGGACATTAACACTTCTTCTTACGAAGGGTTAAAACATTCTATTTTCCCGGCAAAAGTAAACCACGAATTACCTCGTGTAAGCATTGGCGGTGCCGATTGCACACAACCCTATTCTGCTTCTTTATTTAATATTTCAGCAATGAGTTTTGGTTCTTTAAGCGAAAATGCCATTATTGCTTTGAACAAAGGGGCGCAAAAAGGAAATTTCTATCACAATACCGGCGAAGGCGGACTGACCCAATACCATTTACAAGGAGGCGATGTCACCTGGCAAATTGGTACCGGTTATTTTGGTTGCCGCAATGACGAAGGAAATTTTGATGATGAAAGATTTGCCGAAAAAGCCAATCATCCTTTTGTAAAAATGATTGAAATAAAACTGTCTCAGGGAGCCAAACCGGGACATGGAGGCGTTTTACCCGCAGCTAAAAACACCGACGAAATTGCAAAAATCAGAGGCGTAAAACCACATACCGAAATCCTTTCACCGCCCTGTCATACCGCTTTTGACTCACCCAAAGGCTTAATCGAATTTGTTGCCCGCCTTCGGAATTTATCCAACGGAAAACCCATTGGATTCAAACTCTGCATTGGTCAAACTTCGGAATTTGAAGCCATTTGTCAGGAAATGATGGAGCAAAACTGCTATCCTGATTTTATAACTGTTGATGGTGCCGAAGGTGGTACAGGTGCAGCTCCTTTAGAATTTTCAGACGGTGTGGGCATGCCATTAGAACCTGCTTTAATCTTTGTAAACAAAACGCTCATCCGATTAAACATTCGCGACAAAATACGCATTATATGCAGTGGAAAAATCATTTCAGGTCACGCCATTTTAAAAGCCATTGCCTTAGGAGCTGATTTATGTAATAGTGCCCGTGGATTTATGTTTTCATTGGGTTGCATTCAGGCTTTGCGCTGCAACACTAACAAATGCCCGGTAGGAATAGCAACTCAGGATCGAATGCTGGAAAAAGGTTTAGTCATTGAGGATAAATTTGAAAGAGTATATCATTTTCATAAAAACACCCTTCATGCTGCCAACGAATTGCTGGCCGCAGCAGGAAAAACAAATTATACAGAAGTAGATGTATCGTTATTTATGCGCGGAAATGAATTTACCCATTTATCCGATTTGTATTTCCCTGATAATTTGAGCAATGTAACCAAACATTAA
- a CDS encoding NYN domain-containing protein produces the protein MPQNTKELKLAVLIDADNVPYSNVKGMMEEITKYGTPTTKRIYADWTKPNANGWKAVLLEHAITPIQQYSYTTGKNSSDSALIIDAMDLLYSGKLDGFCIVSSDSDFTRLAIRLRESGMKVIGIGEQKTPKPFISACDRFIFIEVLDGAIKKKVAKTIIETKKPVEKTTTKTIEKPTQKPLNKIDEPTIELIESTIEDLADDDGWAFLGDVGNLIVKKKPEFDPRNYGFSKLTPMLKSLTDILEIDERDSDKKGIKHVYVRLLFS, from the coding sequence ATGCCACAAAACACTAAAGAACTTAAATTAGCCGTATTAATTGATGCCGACAATGTTCCATACAGCAATGTAAAAGGCATGATGGAAGAAATTACTAAATACGGAACTCCCACCACCAAACGTATCTATGCCGACTGGACTAAACCCAATGCCAATGGCTGGAAAGCGGTTTTACTGGAACATGCCATTACACCCATCCAACAATACAGCTATACTACCGGCAAAAATTCTTCTGATTCTGCGTTGATTATCGATGCGATGGACTTATTATATTCCGGAAAACTAGACGGTTTTTGTATTGTTTCCAGCGATTCTGATTTTACTCGTTTAGCTATTCGCCTTAGAGAATCAGGCATGAAAGTTATTGGGATTGGAGAACAAAAAACACCAAAACCCTTTATAAGTGCCTGTGACCGATTTATTTTTATTGAAGTTTTGGACGGTGCTATCAAGAAAAAAGTTGCCAAAACTATAATTGAAACCAAAAAACCAGTCGAAAAAACCACTACTAAAACTATTGAAAAACCAACACAAAAACCACTTAACAAAATTGATGAACCTACTATAGAATTAATTGAATCCACCATTGAAGACCTTGCCGATGATGATGGCTGGGCTTTTCTGGGCGATGTTGGGAATCTTATTGTAAAGAAAAAACCGGAATTTGACCCTAGAAATTATGGTTTTTCAAAACTAACTCCGATGCTTAAATCACTCACCGATATTCTTGAAATCGACGAAAGAGATTCAGACAAAAAAGGAATTAAGCATGTTTATGTTCGGTTGCTATTTAGTTAA
- a CDS encoding 3-oxoacyl-[acyl-carrier-protein] synthase III C-terminal domain-containing protein codes for MKSTVIFNFHPIILGKLMDQSKLNQYTKFLYYYFQKLHTESLAGDNQLMPFDEVSEQVDKYGIPSENISKRQILIFDEVEKFIETKMNGTPFSAYPLPSCLEAHPNDVFGPKIGVRMEWFKKYMDHVFDEFYSKNETQPEHLIHVTCSGYSSPSVAQHAVIKRNWETTKVTHSYQMGCYGAFPAIRTGSSLLYASQDKGRVDIVHTELLSAHLNLTEFSAANTMICSLFADGFIGYSLCDEEILKKDKTFEDKQGMRILASHEVIIPDTLEDMSWDLGEYNFLMTLSKRVPVFIRKNIKHFLENLCKKVGISLDDEKDKMCFAIHPGGPKIIDYVVEAIGISKEQARWSYDILYRYGNMSSSTIPHVLDEMIHDNTIASGTKVLAMAFGPGLTATALLLEKT; via the coding sequence ATGAAAAGTACTGTTATTTTCAATTTTCACCCAATTATTTTGGGAAAATTGATGGATCAATCAAAACTCAATCAATACACTAAATTTTTATATTACTATTTTCAAAAGTTACATACCGAATCTCTGGCAGGAGACAATCAATTGATGCCATTTGATGAAGTTTCTGAGCAGGTGGATAAGTATGGAATCCCTTCTGAGAATATTAGTAAGAGGCAAATTTTGATTTTTGACGAAGTAGAAAAATTTATTGAAACAAAAATGAATGGGACTCCATTCTCTGCTTATCCATTACCTTCTTGTCTGGAGGCGCACCCCAATGATGTGTTTGGTCCTAAAATAGGTGTTAGAATGGAGTGGTTTAAGAAATATATGGATCATGTTTTTGATGAATTTTATTCAAAAAATGAAACTCAGCCGGAACATCTTATCCATGTTACCTGTTCAGGATATTCTTCACCCAGTGTTGCTCAGCATGCTGTAATTAAAAGAAATTGGGAAACGACTAAAGTCACACATTCCTATCAGATGGGTTGTTATGGGGCATTTCCGGCTATAAGAACAGGAAGTAGCTTGTTGTATGCAAGTCAGGATAAGGGAAGGGTAGATATTGTTCATACCGAATTACTGTCGGCACATTTGAATCTTACCGAGTTTTCGGCTGCTAATACGATGATTTGTTCACTTTTTGCCGATGGTTTTATTGGTTATTCCCTTTGTGACGAAGAGATTCTTAAAAAGGATAAGACTTTTGAAGACAAGCAGGGAATGCGAATTTTAGCTTCGCATGAAGTTATTATTCCTGATACTTTAGAAGATATGTCCTGGGATTTAGGAGAATATAATTTTTTAATGACACTTTCTAAACGAGTACCTGTTTTTATTAGAAAGAACATCAAACATTTTTTAGAAAACCTTTGTAAAAAAGTAGGTATTAGTCTGGATGATGAAAAAGATAAAATGTGCTTTGCAATTCATCCCGGAGGGCCTAAAATTATTGATTATGTAGTTGAAGCGATAGGGATTTCTAAAGAACAGGCCAGATGGTCTTATGATATTTTGTATCGTTACGGAAATATGTCCTCATCAACAATTCCTCATGTTTTAGACGAAATGATTCATGATAATACAATTGCCTCTGGAACCAAAGTTCTAGCAATGGCTTTTGGTCCCGGACTTACTGCAACCGCTTTGTTGTTAGAGAAAACCTAA
- a CDS encoding DUF3810 domain-containing protein has protein sequence MKRKYLLPFLLLIQILILKIIRFFPETVEAFYSNGFYPYLSNFLRIILGWIPFSIGDVLYFMLILLAVKWFWKNRKNWTRSKVGQNGTKGNWKDLSLSILSVLSVFYFFFHFLWAINYYRIPLFEKMKIERDYSDADLYNFTKKIIAKTNEIHGQITKNDSLKVVFPYSKEVAFIKNLHGYKNLAAQYPFFAYSNLSIKKSLFSLPLTYMGFGGYLNPFTNEAQVNSFMPMYNFPTTSCHEMAHQMGYASESECNFIGFLASVNNDNLYFKYSGYSFALRYCLNNWYIRNETIYKELLKTIHPGILKNYQESEDFWMQYQTPIEKGFHLFYDRYLKLNQQKEGIDSYSKFINLLVNYYKTKAL, from the coding sequence TTGAAACGGAAATACCTACTCCCTTTTTTACTCCTTATTCAGATTTTAATTCTCAAAATAATTCGCTTTTTCCCTGAGACTGTAGAAGCTTTTTACAGCAATGGATTCTATCCTTATCTATCGAATTTTCTCAGAATCATTTTAGGCTGGATTCCGTTTTCAATAGGAGATGTATTGTATTTTATGTTGATTTTATTGGCAGTAAAATGGTTTTGGAAAAATAGAAAAAACTGGACACGAAGCAAGGTCGGACAAAACGGTACTAAAGGGAATTGGAAAGACCTATCATTATCCATTTTAAGCGTACTCTCCGTGTTTTATTTTTTCTTTCATTTTCTTTGGGCAATCAACTATTACAGAATTCCCCTTTTCGAAAAAATGAAAATTGAACGTGATTATTCGGATGCCGATTTATACAATTTTACAAAAAAAATCATTGCTAAAACCAATGAAATTCACGGGCAAATTACCAAAAACGACAGCCTGAAAGTAGTTTTTCCCTACTCAAAAGAAGTCGCTTTTATCAAAAACTTACATGGTTATAAAAATCTAGCCGCTCAATATCCTTTTTTTGCTTATTCGAATTTAAGCATCAAAAAATCGTTATTTAGTTTACCGCTAACCTATATGGGGTTTGGTGGTTATTTGAATCCTTTTACCAATGAAGCTCAAGTGAACTCTTTTATGCCAATGTACAATTTCCCCACAACAAGTTGTCACGAAATGGCACATCAAATGGGTTATGCCAGCGAAAGTGAATGCAATTTCATCGGTTTTTTGGCTTCGGTAAACAATGATAATTTGTACTTTAAATATTCGGGCTATAGCTTTGCATTGCGATATTGTTTGAACAATTGGTATATTCGAAATGAAACAATTTACAAGGAATTACTAAAAACGATTCACCCCGGCATTCTAAAAAATTACCAGGAAAGTGAAGATTTCTGGATGCAATACCAAACTCCTATTGAAAAAGGATTTCATCTGTTTTATGACCGCTATTTAAAACTAAACCAGCAAAAAGAAGGAATAGACAGTTATAGTAAATTTATTAATTTACTGGTGAATTACTATAAAACAAAAGCGCTGTAA
- a CDS encoding DEAD/DEAH box helicase → MNKFEQLGLSESLLKAIIDLGFENPSEVQEKAIPLLLEKDTDLVALAQTGTGKTAAFGFPVIQKIDADNRNTQALILSPTRELCLQITNELKNYSKYVKGINVVAVYGGASITEQARDIKRGAQIIVATPGRMQDMINRGLVNITQINYCILDEADEMLNMGFYDDIVNILSTTPDEKNTWLFSATMPAEVARIGKQFMTNPEEITVGTKNSGSATVSHEFYLVNARDRYEALKRLADANPDIFSVVFCRTKRDTQAIAEKLIEDGYSAAALHGDLSQAQRDGVMKSFRGRQIQMLVATDVAARGIDVDNVTHVVNYQLPDEIETYNHRSGRTGRAGKLGTSIVIVTKSELRKISSIERIIKQKFEEKTIPSGIEICEIQLLHLANKIKDTEVDHEIDNYLPAINDVLEGLTKEELIKKMVSVEFNRFINYYKKTRDISASGSDRRERGDDRAPRENNNGGATRYFVNIGSRDNFDWMTLKDYLKETLDLGRDDVFKVDVKEGFSFFNTDPEHTDKVMDILNNVQLEGRRINVEISKNDGGGRRDHNGRNSGGRREGGRREGNFAPRREGGFRSERNSAPREGSFRSERSTAPRREGSSDRAPRRSESFGDSSRPRRPRRD, encoded by the coding sequence ATGAATAAATTTGAACAATTAGGATTAAGCGAATCGTTACTGAAGGCGATTATTGATCTAGGATTTGAGAATCCGTCAGAAGTACAGGAGAAAGCGATTCCCCTATTATTGGAAAAAGATACAGATTTAGTTGCGTTGGCTCAGACTGGGACAGGGAAAACGGCAGCTTTTGGTTTTCCAGTTATCCAAAAAATTGATGCCGACAATAGAAATACGCAGGCGTTGATTTTATCTCCAACGCGCGAGCTTTGCTTACAGATAACCAACGAACTTAAAAACTACTCTAAATACGTAAAAGGTATTAATGTGGTAGCAGTTTATGGAGGAGCTAGTATTACAGAACAAGCGAGAGACATTAAGAGAGGAGCACAAATTATTGTGGCTACTCCAGGTAGAATGCAGGACATGATTAACAGAGGATTAGTAAATATCACTCAAATTAATTACTGTATTCTTGACGAAGCAGACGAAATGTTGAACATGGGATTCTATGATGATATCGTAAATATCCTTTCAACTACCCCAGACGAAAAAAACACTTGGTTGTTTTCTGCAACTATGCCGGCAGAGGTTGCCAGAATTGGTAAACAATTCATGACTAACCCTGAAGAAATTACTGTTGGTACTAAAAACTCAGGTTCAGCAACGGTTTCTCACGAATTTTACTTAGTAAATGCCCGTGATCGTTACGAAGCTTTAAAACGTTTAGCCGATGCTAACCCGGACATTTTCTCAGTAGTTTTTTGTAGAACAAAACGTGATACACAGGCTATTGCAGAGAAATTAATCGAAGACGGATACAGTGCCGCTGCTTTGCACGGAGATTTATCTCAGGCACAACGTGACGGTGTAATGAAATCGTTCAGAGGAAGACAAATCCAAATGCTTGTTGCAACTGACGTTGCTGCTCGTGGAATTGACGTTGACAATGTAACTCACGTAGTAAACTACCAATTGCCAGACGAAATTGAAACTTACAACCACCGTTCAGGTCGTACAGGTCGTGCAGGTAAATTAGGAACTTCGATTGTGATTGTTACTAAAAGTGAATTGCGTAAAATTTCTTCTATCGAAAGAATCATCAAACAAAAATTTGAAGAAAAAACAATTCCTTCCGGAATCGAAATTTGCGAAATTCAATTATTACACCTAGCCAACAAAATTAAAGATACTGAAGTTGATCACGAAATTGACAACTACTTACCAGCTATCAATGATGTTCTTGAAGGTTTAACCAAAGAAGAATTGATTAAGAAAATGGTTTCTGTTGAATTTAACCGTTTCATCAATTACTATAAGAAAACCAGAGATATTTCTGCTTCAGGTTCTGACAGACGTGAACGTGGTGACGATCGCGCTCCAAGAGAAAACAACAATGGTGGTGCTACACGTTATTTTGTGAACATTGGTTCAAGAGATAACTTCGACTGGATGACATTGAAAGATTATCTGAAAGAAACACTAGACTTAGGTCGTGATGATGTTTTCAAAGTTGACGTAAAAGAAGGTTTCTCTTTCTTCAATACTGATCCGGAACATACTGATAAAGTAATGGATATTTTAAACAACGTGCAACTGGAAGGACGTCGTATCAATGTTGAAATTTCCAAAAATGATGGTGGCGGAAGACGTGACCATAACGGAAGAAATTCTGGTGGAAGACGCGAAGGCGGAAGACGTGAAGGAAATTTTGCTCCAAGAAGAGAAGGCGGATTCAGAAGCGAAAGAAACTCAGCTCCAAGAGAAGGCAGTTTCAGAAGCGAAAGAAGTACAGCTCCTAGAAGAGAAGGTTCTTCTGATAGAGCCCCTAGACGTTCTGAAAGCTTTGGTGATTCATCCAGACCAAGAAGACCAAGAAGAGACTAA
- a CDS encoding DUF2200 domain-containing protein, which yields MPFASVYPHYLAKAEKKARTKQEVDEIIFWLTGYNEQNLQHILDNKTDFETFFTQAPQINPNVTKITGVICGYRVEEIKDKLMQQIRYLDKLIDELAKGKAMDKILRK from the coding sequence ATGCCCTTTGCGTCAGTTTATCCGCATTACCTTGCTAAAGCGGAGAAAAAAGCACGTACTAAACAGGAAGTAGATGAAATTATATTTTGGCTCACAGGCTATAACGAGCAAAATTTACAACACATACTCGACAACAAAACCGACTTTGAAACTTTCTTTACTCAGGCACCACAAATCAACCCAAATGTTACTAAAATCACTGGCGTTATTTGCGGTTACCGCGTAGAAGAAATCAAAGACAAACTGATGCAGCAAATTCGTTATTTAGATAAATTGATTGACGAATTAGCTAAAGGAAAGGCAATGGATAAAATTTTGAGGAAATAA
- a CDS encoding carboxypeptidase-like regulatory domain-containing protein, which yields MKYFVVFFFLVLSASSFAQTITPSQKVTGYIYNDNTKTPLTGVNIININKVRGAITDSKGYFEIDVHPTDTLHFSFLGFQSLRVKVTNDWIKNKVAKIFLTEKAIALEEVVIRPFNLTGYLEVDSKTIPVNQNYRYSISGLNSGYEAGEYSPGAFGKVLGSIFNPADMLYNFFGKKSTELKKLREMKKDDTVRNLLESKFDRETLAVLLGIDKKEIPEILQRCNYSESFIQTANDLQIMDAISGCYEQYKVLKKK from the coding sequence ATGAAATATTTTGTAGTTTTCTTTTTTTTAGTACTATCTGCAAGTTCTTTTGCTCAAACAATAACTCCTTCTCAAAAGGTAACAGGTTATATTTACAACGATAATACCAAAACGCCTCTAACAGGAGTTAACATCATAAACATCAACAAAGTAAGAGGTGCTATAACAGACTCCAAAGGTTATTTTGAAATTGATGTTCACCCTACAGATACTTTACATTTCTCCTTTTTAGGATTCCAATCACTAAGAGTTAAAGTAACTAATGACTGGATTAAAAATAAAGTCGCTAAAATCTTCTTAACCGAAAAAGCCATTGCACTGGAAGAAGTAGTCATCAGACCCTTTAACCTAACCGGTTATCTCGAAGTGGATTCTAAAACCATTCCTGTCAATCAAAATTACCGCTATAGCATTTCAGGATTAAATAGTGGCTATGAAGCCGGAGAATATTCACCCGGAGCATTTGGAAAAGTATTGGGATCGATTTTCAATCCTGCTGATATGCTTTATAATTTCTTTGGTAAAAAGTCAACTGAGCTTAAAAAACTCCGGGAAATGAAAAAAGATGATACCGTTAGAAATCTTCTGGAATCTAAATTTGACCGTGAGACATTAGCCGTTTTATTAGGTATCGATAAAAAAGAAATCCCTGAAATCCTGCAACGATGCAATTATTCAGAATCTTTTATTCAAACCGCAAACGACCTTCAAATCATGGATGCCATAAGCGGATGCTATGAACAATACAAGGTATTAAAAAAGAAATAA